A window of Cellulomonas sp. SLBN-39 genomic DNA:
TGGCCGGGCGGACCGCCCGCGTCGCACCCGTCGACGGCGCCACCGCGGGGGTGGCACCGGTCGCCGGCCACACGGGCGTCGCAGCGGTCCCCGGCCCGACGGCAGGCGTCGCCCCCGTGGCAGGCCGGACCGCGGGCGTCGCCCCCGTCGCCGGGCGGACCACCGGGGTCGCACCCGTCGCCGCGCGCACCACCGGCGTCACACCCGTGGGGTTCCGCACCACGGGCGTCGCGCCCGTCGGCTCCCGCACCACGGGCACCTGCCCCGTGGCCGGGGCGGACGTCGCCCACGACGGCACGCCGGGCGCCGTCACGGGCGTCAGGTCGGCCGCCGGCGCCTCGACGACCAGCGGCACCGGCACGCTCGGCGGCACGGCCACGTGCGGCGCGCGCTGGGCCAGCCGTGCGTGCAGCGCGCGCCGGATCCGGTCGACCTCGGCCTGCGGGTCGAGGAAGGCCGCCGCCGACCACACCCGCACGACCGACCATCCCAGCCGTTCGAGCCGGTCGGCGGCGAGGCGGTCGCGCACCCGCACGCTGGGCTCCCCGACGTACGTGTCGTCGTCGGTGAGGACCGCCACGAGCATCTCGTCGGGCAGGTCCGGGTGGCCCACCACCAGCGGGATCCGGGCCCCGCCGGGGACGCCGTGGTCGACGTCGACGAGCAGCCCGTGCTGCCACAGCCGCTCCGCCAGGTCGAGCACCAGCCGGTCGGGGTCGGAGCCCGGCTCGGGCCGGTGCGAGGTGCCCGTGGGTCCGCGCTGGGCGCCGCGGTCCGCGGCGAACAGCAGCAGGTCGGCCAGCACCTGCGGGCCGGGGCCGCGCAGCCGCTCCGGGTCCAGGTCCTCGCCGGCGAAGCAGGAGACGACCGTGAGGCGGTGGCGGGTCGCACCGAGCGCGTCCAGCAGCAGCGCGTCGCCGCCCGGGCGGCTCACGGCGCCGAAGGAGTGCAGCACCCGGCGGTGCGGCGTGCGTCCGAGGCCGAGCGAGAGGATCACGGCCTCGCGGCGCAGCCCCGCCACGTTGCCGACGTCGACGACGACGAAGTGCTCGGGACGGGCCGCGTCGAAGAACGCCGACAGCGCCGGGTTGTCCCGCACCTCGCCGAGGACGACCTCGCGGACCGCGTCCGCGTGCCGGGGCGTGAGGGTGACCACCGCGAGGGACTCGTCGGGGTGCATGAGCACGTGGTCGACGACCAGCTCGAGGACGCGTTCGACCTCGGCGCGCGTCGAGTCGACCATGCCCGACGCGGGGTCGGGCATGCCCGTGCCGTCGACGAGGTCGAGGCGCACCAGCGGCGCCGAGCCGGGCAACGGCGTCGGCACCAGCACGCCGTGGTAGCCGTGCGCCGCGAGGAACGACGTCAGGTACGGGTCGCGGCGCGAGGAGTCGGCGTGCAGCGCCACCACGGGCAGCGCGTCGGCGAGGTCGCGCACCGCGGTGCCGGACGCGCAGCGGGCGTCCCCCACCACGACGACCTGGCGGCCGCGCGCCACCGCCGCGAGCGCCGCCTCGAGGGGCAGGTGCGCGGCGGCGTCGACGACCACGAGGTCGACGGTCCGCGCCGCGGGCAGCACCTGCGGCACCAGCATCGGCCCGGCGACGAGCACCGGTCGCAGCCGCGGCGCGACCTCGGGGTAGCGCGCCATCGTGTCCCGCACCGACGTCAGCCGGTCGTCGACGAGCTCGGCGAACAGCTGCTCGGCCTGCGCCCGGTGCGCGGCGACGGCCGTCGCGGCGTGCGCGTGCACCGCGGCCCGCACGGGGCCGGGCAGGCTCGCCACGTGGGCGCGGTCCAGCTCCGCGTACGCCGCCGACAGCGCGCCCAGGGCGGCCCCGTCGTACCCGGCGAGCGCGGGGTCGGCCGCCAGCACCTGCTCGAACACGGTGCTCCACCAGGCCAGGTCCAGCTCGGCGGGGGCGCCGGCGGGGTCGGCGCGGCGCTCGGTCAGCTCGTCGACCAGGGCGCCGAGGCCCGCGTCGCGCGCACCCTGCACGAGCTGGGTGCGCTCGGGCAGGGTGCGCAGCGCGTCAGCGGTGTCGCGCAGCCGCTCCAGCCGGGTGCGCAGCGCGTCGAAGGGCGTCGTCAGCAGCCCCGCACCGCCGGGGGTGCCCGCGAGCACCTCGTCGAGCGCCTCGAGGTCGGCCCGCACCGCGGCGTGCTCCTCCTCGATGAGCTCCAGGCCGTCGGGCAGCCGCGGCCACCCGCCCGCGGGGCAGTGCGCCTGCCACACCTCGCGGCGCGCCTGCACCTCGAGCAGGGCCGCGTGCAGGTCGGCGACCGGGCGTCCGGGGCGCACCATGTCCTTGGCCTGCCGGCGCAGCCGTCGGCGCACCCAGAAGCCCATGGTGACGCCCTGCTCCTCGCGCCACTGCGGCGTCGCGGTCGCGGCGACGAGGTCGGCGGCCGTGCGCTCGAACACCAGGGGCAGGAACACGTCGAGCGAGCTGCGCACCCCGTCGAGCATGCGCAGCTGCTCGGCCCACGCGGCGGGCGACACGGCCCGGGTCAGACCCGTCTCGGACGCGACCTGCGCGACCCGGTCCGTGAGCACGGGCAGCGTGACGTCGAGCAGCCGGTCGAGGCGGCGGCGCACGACCTGCGCGTCGGCCGAGGTCCGCACCGCGGCGCCGAACCACGGGGTGTCCTGCGGGCGCAGCGTGAACGCCCCCAGCTCGCCGGCGCGCACCAGGTCCGCGCCGAGACGGGCCCGGGCCGCGCCGTCCAGCGCACGCACCGTCGCGGCGTCCAGGCGCACGGTCGTGCGCGGCGCCGGGCGGGCGGACGTCAGCCGGGCGAGCTCCTGCAGCGCGTCGTACGCCGAGACGCCCCACGGGTCGCGCACGGTGTGCAGCGCGTCGACGTACCCGCGCAGCCGCTCCCGGTGCTCGACGAGGCGCCCGCGCACCGCGGCGGTCCGGGCGGCGTCGGGGACGGGCGCCTCCAGGGTCATCGCGGACAGCAGCCGGCGGCCGGCGGCGGTGCGCCAGCCGGCGTGCGGCTCGACGTCGAGCACGAGGTCGCCGAGGCCTAGGCCGGTCATCCGCTCGACGAGGGACGTGGCCGCGCGCCGGTGCCCGGGCACGTACAGGACGGTGCGGCCGGACGCCGCCGCGTCCGCGACGAGCGCGGCGAGGGTCCCGGTGACGTCGGCGCCGGTGGGTGCGTCGACGAACACGTGGGCGCCGGTCGCCACGACGTCGAGCACGTGCTGCTGCGCGGGGTCGAGGTCACCCACGCCGCGCTCCGCATCGGGGTCCCGGTCGCCGACGTGCGGCGCGGGCAGCGCCACGTCGAGCTCACGGTGCGCCTCCTCCACGCCCGCGAGCGCGCGCACGACCTCGTGCTGCTCGAGCGTGCCGGCGAGCTGGTCGAGGTCGTCGACGAGCACCTGCCCGGGGTGCACGAAGGTGCCGACGACGACGCGGTCGACGAGCGTGAAGTCCTCCAGCACGGCCTCGCCGAGGGACGCGAGGCGCTGCAGGGCGCCGCGCGGGTCGAACCCGGCGGCGGTGAAGGTGCCGCGGGCGACGGCGCCGGGGTCGAGGAGCGCGCCGTGGCTGCGCAGCGCCCGGGCCAGGACGGGGTTGACCTCGAGGGACGGCTCGAGGTCGAGCTCGAGGTCGCCCTCGCCGGCGCCGCGCTGGCGCAGCGTGACGGGGCGCAGCAGCACGGGGGCGCGGACGGTGCGCACGGCGGCGCCGCGCTGCGTGGAGGGCTGGTCCTGCGCGCGGTGGCTGGTGACGGACGCCAGGGCGCCGACGTCGTCGGACGCGAGCTGGGCGCTCGACCGGTCGGTCCAGGTGGCGACGCCGATGGCCAGCGACGTCGGGGCGATGCCGTACCGCTGGGTGTACAGGGCGGCGCGGGCGGCGACGGTGCGGGCGCGGCGGCGCGCTGCGGACGCGGCACCGGCCTCGCGCACGAGGTTGGACAGGCGCGTGGGCCGCCCGGCGAAGAGCTGGGCCATGCCCGACGGGTGCGCGGACGACAGGTCGAGGGCCGCGTCGCCGAGCTGGTCGACGTCGCTGAGCGTGGACGCGCCGGCGGCCTCGGCGAGGGCGTCGCGCCACCGGCCGACGGCACGGGCGAGCACGTCGGCGGGCGAGGGGGTCTCGACGAGGGTCACGCCGGGCGGGGACGGCGCGGGGGCGTCGGCGCCCGGGTCGGTGCCGTCGGGAGCGGTGGTCGGGGGCGTCCCGGCAGGAGCAGGTCCCGTGCCGGGAGTGCGTGCGGGGGCGGTCACGCTGGCACGGTAGACCGACGGTGCGCCGATGCGGCGGCGGGCACGCCGGGGACGCCGGATCGGGGCGTGAGATCGCCCCGGGCAGGCGGCCGTCGACGCAGCGGGGGACGCACCGACCCGACCGTCCGACAACGCAGGAGCGGGACGGGCCCGGGGCCCGTCCCGCTCCAGGACGTGAGTGACGGTGCGTACCGCGCAGGGGGCAGGCGATACGCACCGTCGAGTACGAGTGTGCGCCATCGCCGGGCGCTGGTCAAACGTCCAGGGCAACCGACCTGGACTTTCGCCCGGATGGGCGAACGTGCCGCGGGCCTAGGCTGGTGGAGCCCGTGCAGACGCACGGACGACGCGATCGAGACGGGGTGCGTGGCGTGCCGGTGCAGGGTCGTCGAGCGGCACCGGTGGTCTACACGGTGGCCGTGCTGGCCTACCTCGTCGCGGTCGTGCACCGCACGGCCCTGGGGGTCGCGGGGGTCGACGCGACGGCCCGGTTCGACCTGGCGGCGACCACCCTGTCGTCGTTCGTCGTCGTCCAGCTGGTGATGTACGCGGGGCTGCAGATCCCCGCCGGGCAGCTCCTCGACCGGTACGGCGCGCGCGCCGTCATCACCGCCGGCTCTGTCGTGATGGCCGCCGGGCAGGGCCTGCTGGCGGTCGCGGACACGGTGCCGCTCGCGCTGGTGGCGCGCCTGCTCATCGGCGCCGGCGACGCGGGCATCTTCATCAGCGCGTGCCGCCTGGTCGCGCAGTGGTTCCCGCCGCGCCGCGTACCCGTGCTGGTGCAGGTCACCGGTCTGATCGGGCAGAGCGGCCAGCTGGTCTCCGCGATCGGCGTCGCGTGGCTGCTGCACGCGCGCGGGTGGGGCACGACCTTCGGCACGCTGGCCGTGGTCGGTGCCGTCACGTCCGTGGCCGCGTGGCTGTGGCTGTCCGCTCCCCCGCCGACGCGCACGACCGTGGTCGCCGACGCGGCCCGCGAGCGCTTCCTGCACGCCGTGCGGGCAGCCGCCCGCCCGGCCGGGACCCGGCTGGGGTTCTGGTCGCACTTCCTGCCGCCGTTCAGCGCGAACGTGCTGGCGCTGCTGTGGGGCGTGCCGTTCTTCGTCACCGCGCAGGGCCGCTCGCCGGCGGAGGCCAGCGCGCTGCTCACGCTCCTCACGCTGTCGGCGATGGTCGCCGGGCCGGTGGTGGGGCGGTTCACGGCCCGGCACCCGCTGCGCCGCTCGTGGGCGGTGCTGGCCTCGGCGGTCGCGACGCTCGTGGCGTGGGTGCTGCTGCTCGCGCCGTCGACGCCGCGGCCGATGTGGCAGCTCGCGGTGTTCGCGGTCGTGGTCGGTGCGGGCGGTCCGGTGTCGCTGGTCGGCATCGACTTCGCCCGGTCGTTCACGGCCGCGGACCGGCTCGGCACGGCCACGGGGTTCGTCAACATGGGCGGGTTCACGTCGTCGGTCGTGGGGGTGCTCGCGGTGGGCGTGGTGCTGCAGGCCGTGTCCCCGCCGGGCGCGGTCACGTACTCGCTCGACGCGTACCGGCTGGCGTTCGCGGTGCTGCTCGTGCCGTGGCTGGTGGGTGTCGCCGGGGTGCTGCACAGCCGCCGCCGGGCCCGGGCGCAGATGCGCGACGAGGGCACGGTGGTGCCGCGGCTGCGCGACGCGCTCCGGCGGCCGCGCGCCTGAGCCACCGGCTCCCGCGGAGCCCCGGCGGCGGGCCGCACCGCCGACCGCTCAGCCGTCGCCCCAGGGCACGGCCCGCCCGGCGGCCAGGGAGCGCGGCACGTCGAGGACGCGCTGGTTGCGGCTGCCCCGGAACGCGAGGGTCAGGTCCCGCTCGGCGATCTCGAACCGGCCGTCGACGAGCACGTCGAGCTCGGCGAGCAGCTCGGCCTTGTCGTCCTGCCCGGCGGCGACCTCGGCCAGCAGCTCCTCGAACGTGTAGCCGGACCAGCACCACACGTCCTTGGTGCGCCCGTGCGCGGCCCGCAGCCGGCCCACCACGTCGAGGCACACGCCGGTGGCGAGGAACGGCTCGCCACCGAGCAGCGACAGCCCCTGCACGGCCTCGTGCCCGAGGTCGGCGAGGATCCGGTCGGCGAGCGCCTCGTCGTACGGCTCGCCGTAGCGGAAGCTCCACGCGGCCTCGTTGAAGCACCCGTCGCACGCGAACGGGCAGCCGCTGACGTACAGGGAGCACCGCACGCCCTCGCCGTCGACCATGACGAACGGCTGGTAGCGGGCGACGCGCCCCTGGCTCAGGCGGGCCGCCCGCCACTGGCCGGGGCGGGGCGTGCGGGTCACCGTCACGCGTCCGCGGGCGCCGCCGGGACGCTGCCCGTGCTGCCGGCCAGGTGCTTGACGCGCGAGGAGATCTCCACGTGCCGCCCGTGCACCATGGGCCGCTGCTGGGGGTTGCCCAGGTAGCCGCAGGTGCGCTTGACGACGTCGCACGTGCGCGGGTCCTCGTTGCCGCAGCCCGGGCACGCGAACCCGCGGGCGGTGGGCGTGAAGTCGCCGGAGAACCCGCACTCCAGGCACCGGTCGATGGGGGTGTTCGTGCCGAGGTACCCGACCCGGTCGTAGGCGTAGTCCCACACGGCCTCCAGCGCCCGGGGGTTCTGCTGCAGCACCGGGTACTCGCAGTAGTGGATGAACCCGCCCGACGTGTACGGGGCGTACTCGGACTCGAAGTCGAGCTTCTCGAACGGCGTGGGGCTCTTGCGCACGTCGTAGTGGAAGCTGTTCGTGTAGTAGTCCTTGTCGGTGATGTCGGGCACCGCGCCGAACTTGGCGCGGTCGAGCCGGCAGAACCGGTCGGTCAGGCTCTCGCTGGGCGTCGAGTAGACCGAGAACTTGTACCCGTGCTCGTCGGTCCACGCCTGGGCGTGCGCAGCGAGGGTGCGCAGGACGCGCAGCGTGAACTCCTTGGCCTGCGGGTCCTGCTCCCACGCACCGCCGTAGAACGCCGCGGCCGCCTCGTACAGGCCGATGTACCCCAGCGACACGGTCGCGCGGCCGTCGCGGAACAGGGCGTCGACCTCGTCGCCGGGCTGCAGGCGCCGCCCGAAGGCGCCGTGCACGTAGAGGATCGGGGCGTTGGCCGGCACGGCCTCCTTGCACCGCTCGACGCGGTACAGCAGCGCGTCGCGCACCGTGACGAGCCGCTCGGCGAGCAGCGCCCAGAACGCGTCCACGTCGCCACGGGCCTCCAGGGCGATCCGCGGCACGTTGAGCGTCACCACACCGAGGTTCATGCGGCCCTCGACGACGTCCTCGCCGTCCTCGTCGGTCCAGCCCTGCAGGAACGAGCGGCACCCCATGGGGACCTTGAACGAGCCCGTGATCTCCACGATCTTGTCGTAGCTGAGCACGTCGGGGTACATGCGCTTCGTGGCGCACTCCACGGCCAGCTGCTTGAGGTCGTAGTTCGGGTCCCCGGGGTCGAGGTTGACCCCGCGGCGCAGCGTGAAGATCAGCTTCGGGAAGATCGCCGTGCGCCGCTCCTTGCCGAGCCCCAGGATGCGGATCTGCAGGATCGCCC
This region includes:
- a CDS encoding nitrate/nitrite transporter → MPVQGRRAAPVVYTVAVLAYLVAVVHRTALGVAGVDATARFDLAATTLSSFVVVQLVMYAGLQIPAGQLLDRYGARAVITAGSVVMAAGQGLLAVADTVPLALVARLLIGAGDAGIFISACRLVAQWFPPRRVPVLVQVTGLIGQSGQLVSAIGVAWLLHARGWGTTFGTLAVVGAVTSVAAWLWLSAPPPTRTTVVADAARERFLHAVRAAARPAGTRLGFWSHFLPPFSANVLALLWGVPFFVTAQGRSPAEASALLTLLTLSAMVAGPVVGRFTARHPLRRSWAVLASAVATLVAWVLLLAPSTPRPMWQLAVFAVVVGAGGPVSLVGIDFARSFTAADRLGTATGFVNMGGFTSSVVGVLAVGVVLQAVSPPGAVTYSLDAYRLAFAVLLVPWLVGVAGVLHSRRRARAQMRDEGTVVPRLRDALRRPRA
- the nrdG gene encoding anaerobic ribonucleoside-triphosphate reductase activating protein, which translates into the protein MTRTPRPGQWRAARLSQGRVARYQPFVMVDGEGVRCSLYVSGCPFACDGCFNEAAWSFRYGEPYDEALADRILADLGHEAVQGLSLLGGEPFLATGVCLDVVGRLRAAHGRTKDVWCWSGYTFEELLAEVAAGQDDKAELLAELDVLVDGRFEIAERDLTLAFRGSRNQRVLDVPRSLAAGRAVPWGDG
- the nrdD gene encoding anaerobic ribonucleoside-triphosphate reductase encodes the protein MTTIDTGLPEGRAAAVTPTGLVVRKRDGRALPFDAARIRAALAKAFVEVHGEIGPLDQLSIADLLARVCAELAERYTGEVRIYEIQNVVEHTLLEAHEYDVAKAYIDYRVQRDLARSRSLDINHSVGQLVAKEQAVVNENANKDSDVFNTQRDLTAGAVSKAIGLRMLPPHVANAHAKGDLHYHDLDYHPYAPMTNCCLIDFRTMLRDGFRIGNAQVDPPRSIQTATAQISQIIANVSSSQYGGCSVNRIDELLAPYARRNFAKHLDEAQRWVDDPARREDYARERTRKDIDDAMQSLEYEINTLFTSNGQTPFTSVGFGLGTGWFEREIQRAILQIRILGLGKERRTAIFPKLIFTLRRGVNLDPGDPNYDLKQLAVECATKRMYPDVLSYDKIVEITGSFKVPMGCRSFLQGWTDEDGEDVVEGRMNLGVVTLNVPRIALEARGDVDAFWALLAERLVTVRDALLYRVERCKEAVPANAPILYVHGAFGRRLQPGDEVDALFRDGRATVSLGYIGLYEAAAAFYGGAWEQDPQAKEFTLRVLRTLAAHAQAWTDEHGYKFSVYSTPSESLTDRFCRLDRAKFGAVPDITDKDYYTNSFHYDVRKSPTPFEKLDFESEYAPYTSGGFIHYCEYPVLQQNPRALEAVWDYAYDRVGYLGTNTPIDRCLECGFSGDFTPTARGFACPGCGNEDPRTCDVVKRTCGYLGNPQQRPMVHGRHVEISSRVKHLAGSTGSVPAAPADA